From the genome of Leptodactylus fuscus isolate aLepFus1 chromosome 1, aLepFus1.hap2, whole genome shotgun sequence, one region includes:
- the NSA2 gene encoding ribosome biogenesis protein NSA2 homolog: protein MPQNDYIELHRKRYGYRLDYHEKKRKKESREAHERSQKAKKLIGLKAKLYHKQRHAEKIQMKKTIKMHEKRNTKQKNDEKTPEGAVPAYLLDREGQSRAKVLSNMIKQKRKEKAGKWEVPLPKVRAQGETEVLKVIRTGKRKKKAWKRMVTKVCFVGDGFTRKPPKYERFIRPMGLRFKKAHVTHPELKATFCLPILGVKKNPSSPLYTTLGVITKGTVIEVNVSELGLVTQGGKVIWGKYAQVTNNPENDGCINAVLLV from the exons ATG ccTCAGAACGACTACATTGAATTACACCGTAAGCGGTACGGTTATCGCTTGGATTACcatgagaagaagaggaagaaggagagcCGTGAGGCTCATGAGCGATCACAGAAAGCTAAGAAACTTATCGGTCTGAAGGCCAAACTGTACCACAAGCAGCGCCATGCCGAGAAGATCCAGATGAAGAAGAC TATTAAAATGCATGAAAAGAGAAACACCAAACAGAAGAATGATGAGAAGACCCCAGAGGGAGCCGTTCCAGCTTATCTGCTGGACAGAGAGGGACAAAGTCGTGCCAAAGTCCTCTCCAATATGATCAAACAAAAGCGAAAAGAGAAAGCA ggTAAATGGGAAGTTCCTCTCCCCAAAGTCCGTGCACAAGGTGAAACAGAAGTGCTCAAAGTTATCCGCACaggaaagaggaagaagaaggctTGGAAGAGGATGGTCACCAAAGTTTGCTTTGTTGGAGATGGATTCACACGAAAGCCTCCTAAATATGAAAGATTTATTAGACCCATG GGATTACGTTTTAAAAAGGCTCATGTGACTCATCCAGAACTCAAGGCCACATTCTGCTTACCCATCCTCGGTGTTAAGAAGAACCCCTCCTCTCCACTTTACACAACTTTAGGCGTCATCACAAAGGGAACAGTCATCGAGGTGAATGTCAGTGAGCTTGGTCTCGTAACACAAGGAGGCAAAGTTATATGGG gaaAATATGCACAAGTCACAAATAATCCTGAAAATGACGGCTGCATTAACGCGGTGTTGCTCGTATAA
- the LOC142200435 gene encoding ropporin-1-like protein, giving the protein MPLPEAMFCAQQITIPPELPDLLKEFTKAAIRTQPADVLQWSAAYFSSLSRGEALPVKERVEMPVATQKTDSGLTPGLLRALHRQLAARLLVPVEELEQKWKALCLPLGQLHSILELEHQGTEVEWMKFLALACSALGGSITTALKYACEILTQDPEGGAARIPLQTFIVLYKYLAQIDGDISDSTIEGVLSALQEEAGKQEGMIQPRNFLSPQCPPLS; this is encoded by the coding sequence ATGCCGCTTCCAGAGGCCATGTTCTGCGCTCAGCAGATTACTATCCCTCCCGAACTCCCCGACCTGTTGAAGGAGTTCACCAAGGCGGCGATCCGCACCCAGCCTGCCGATGTGCTGCAGTGGTCAGCCGCCTACTTCAGCAGCTTGTCCAGAGGAGAGGCCCTGCCAGTGAAGGAGCGGGTGGAGATGCCAGTTGCCACCCAGAAGACAGACAGCGGCCTGACCCCCGGCCTGCTGAGGGCGCTGCACAGACAGCTGGCCGCCAGGCTCCTGGTCCCTGTGGAGGAGCTGGAGCAGAAGTGGAAGGCTCTGTGCTTACCACTAGGCCAGCTGCACAGCATCCTGGAGCTGGAGCACCAGGGCACAGAAGTGGAGTGGATGAAGTTCCTGGCCCTGGCCTGCAGTGCCCTGGGgggcagtattactacagcactcAAGTATGCATGTGAGATCCTCACCCAGGACCCAGAGGGGGGCGCCGCTCGCATCCCACTACAGACATTTATAGTCCTGTACAAATATCTGGCCCAGATTGATGGGGACATCTCGGACAGTACCATAGAAGGAGTGCTTAGTGCCCTGCAGGAGGAGGCGGGCAAGCAAGAGGGCATGATCCAACCTAGGAACTTCCTCAGTCCTCAGTGCCCTCCGCTGTCATAG